Proteins co-encoded in one Rhodopirellula bahusiensis genomic window:
- a CDS encoding OprO/OprP family phosphate-selective porin, which produces METIVADMQAESASAAIPATVDGTASQHVPFTDRSTHDGIYDSGWTWRPRNPQESPFELTVGLHNQFRYTGFSREEASSVDAAGNIREINNRNDFNINRGRLVFSGYAFDEDLRFYSNIDYSTVTSNPIQLLLGWISFRMSDRLSIYLGLGKLPGTWEWTETSRYTLGADRTMATTFFRPSITAGIWAKGKLTDDISYHVLVGNGYNTLSLQASELDTQLAYSALSWWEPLEEFGPGFSDIENHPSLAFRLGHGLTQTRNASSSNADPAAEQTVIRLSDGTRLIEPNAIAPGVTVNAFDIWLYSAHFGIKRRGFSFSSEVFLRWLRNIEGDTGTGLPSQFDQGFFVQSGVFVIPQTLELFARGSQVNGEYGSGDEISAGFNWYLFNKRSARFTFDVTSIDDSPAQQSRTGYVAGESGTLFRSQLWTFF; this is translated from the coding sequence TTGGAAACGATCGTCGCGGACATGCAGGCCGAGTCGGCGAGTGCGGCCATACCAGCAACGGTCGACGGGACAGCCTCCCAACACGTGCCGTTCACGGATCGATCCACGCACGATGGAATCTATGATTCCGGCTGGACATGGCGTCCCCGCAACCCTCAGGAATCGCCTTTTGAGTTGACCGTTGGATTGCACAACCAGTTTCGCTACACGGGCTTCTCTCGTGAGGAAGCCTCGTCGGTCGACGCTGCCGGAAACATTCGCGAGATCAACAACCGGAACGACTTCAACATCAACCGAGGTCGGTTGGTGTTTTCCGGGTATGCGTTTGACGAGGACCTGCGGTTCTATTCCAACATCGACTACAGCACCGTCACCTCCAATCCCATCCAATTGCTGTTGGGATGGATTTCGTTTCGGATGTCCGATCGGTTATCGATCTACCTTGGGCTTGGCAAACTGCCAGGAACCTGGGAATGGACGGAAACATCTCGGTACACGCTCGGTGCCGACCGAACGATGGCGACGACATTCTTTCGACCGTCCATCACAGCGGGCATATGGGCCAAAGGCAAACTGACCGACGACATCTCGTATCACGTGCTGGTCGGGAACGGATACAACACGCTGTCACTGCAAGCATCCGAACTCGACACGCAACTCGCCTATTCCGCCCTCTCGTGGTGGGAACCATTGGAGGAGTTCGGGCCCGGTTTCTCAGACATCGAGAACCACCCGTCACTGGCATTCCGGTTGGGACATGGACTGACTCAAACCAGAAACGCCAGCAGCAGCAACGCTGACCCCGCGGCCGAGCAAACCGTCATTCGACTCAGCGACGGAACTCGCCTGATCGAACCCAATGCGATCGCTCCCGGGGTGACGGTGAATGCCTTTGATATCTGGTTGTACTCCGCTCACTTTGGAATCAAACGGCGAGGATTCAGCTTCAGCAGCGAAGTGTTCCTAAGGTGGCTTCGCAACATCGAAGGCGACACCGGCACCGGGCTACCGTCACAGTTTGACCAAGGGTTCTTCGTTCAGAGCGGCGTGTTTGTGATTCCACAAACGCTGGAACTGTTTGCACGTGGATCCCAGGTGAACGGGGAGTACGGCAGCGGCGACGAAATTTCGGCTGGGTTCAACTGGTACTTGTTCAACAAGCGATCCGCTCGATTCACGTTCGACGTGACTTCCATCGACGATTCACCCGCACAGCAATCGCGAACGGGTTATGTCGCAGGAGAAAGCGGCACCCTTTTCCGGTCCCAGTTGTGGACCTTCTTTTGA
- a CDS encoding MarR family winged helix-turn-helix transcriptional regulator, which translates to MTNPKIGGKPALMLTSCDAMEVSDQERIACGLHIASRSLSSAMAAAVAPHGLSGMEANLLLKLDKGLNSPSEIATYLGIDASNLSRLMRKMQNAELIRREVDATNRSRVIIELTAKGKRLTKKIKPDVREMEKSVMSVLTAKELTTLQKILMKMCVSVIEA; encoded by the coding sequence GTGACGAATCCAAAAATCGGTGGCAAGCCAGCCTTGATGCTGACGAGTTGCGACGCGATGGAGGTCAGTGACCAAGAGCGAATCGCGTGCGGGCTGCACATCGCCTCCCGCAGTCTGTCATCGGCCATGGCCGCGGCGGTCGCTCCGCATGGGCTCAGCGGAATGGAAGCGAACCTGCTTCTCAAATTGGACAAAGGTTTGAATTCGCCTTCGGAGATCGCTACTTACCTTGGGATCGACGCCTCCAATCTCTCGCGTTTGATGCGCAAGATGCAAAATGCCGAATTGATTCGGCGGGAAGTGGACGCCACCAATCGCTCTCGGGTCATCATTGAACTGACCGCGAAAGGCAAACGACTCACGAAGAAGATCAAGCCAGATGTTCGCGAAATGGAAAAGAGCGTGATGTCGGTGCTGACAGCCAAGGAACTGACGACGCTTCAGAAGATCCTGATGAAAATGTGTGTCAGCGTGATCGAGGCCTGA
- a CDS encoding RNA polymerase subunit sigma-24, which translates to MASDVQKLAMQGRRLTPEEVAELEKKVADQPADIDSRTKLLGYYFLCRREQPGAEETHQRHVLWLIENAPEAEIMGTPFVTIDRILQPDAYDTAKKAWIKTTDDLPESPAVLRHAARYFLLHDRDLSETLLQRGKRLAPNDPEWSSAVGQLYSLGMISLSEGPERKDLAIKSFGEYQSAYRLSGPMEQEFLLQSLAKVAFEAGDIDAAATYAKEMLQVAESGRNRGNHLHHGNLILGRVALFNGDVEEAKSYLLRAGQTPGSPQLKSFGPNMVLAKALLEVGQKNVVLEYFELCEEFWEMSRGRLNQWADLVKADRVPEFGGNLAY; encoded by the coding sequence ATGGCGTCGGATGTTCAAAAATTGGCAATGCAGGGTCGGCGATTGACACCGGAAGAGGTCGCTGAGCTCGAAAAGAAGGTGGCTGACCAACCGGCGGACATTGATTCTCGAACCAAGCTATTAGGGTATTACTTTCTCTGCCGGCGTGAGCAGCCTGGTGCAGAGGAAACGCATCAGCGACACGTGCTGTGGTTGATTGAGAATGCACCGGAGGCCGAGATCATGGGGACGCCCTTTGTCACAATCGACCGAATCTTGCAACCGGATGCTTATGACACAGCGAAGAAGGCTTGGATCAAGACAACGGATGATTTGCCTGAAAGTCCAGCGGTTCTTCGCCATGCTGCACGTTACTTTTTGCTTCACGATCGTGATTTGTCAGAAACGTTGTTGCAGAGAGGCAAACGATTGGCTCCAAATGATCCCGAGTGGTCTTCCGCTGTGGGCCAATTGTATTCCTTGGGAATGATCTCGCTTTCCGAGGGGCCCGAACGGAAGGACCTTGCAATCAAATCGTTTGGCGAGTACCAATCCGCTTATCGACTCTCGGGGCCAATGGAGCAAGAGTTTCTACTGCAAAGTTTGGCCAAGGTTGCCTTCGAAGCCGGGGACATCGACGCGGCAGCAACCTATGCCAAGGAGATGCTCCAAGTCGCTGAGTCCGGACGAAATCGAGGGAACCATCTCCATCATGGGAATTTGATCCTGGGCCGCGTGGCACTCTTCAACGGCGACGTGGAAGAAGCGAAATCGTATCTGCTTCGGGCCGGCCAAACGCCAGGTTCTCCTCAGTTGAAATCGTTCGGGCCCAACATGGTTTTGGCGAAAGCATTGCTGGAGGTGGGGCAAAAGAACGTGGTTCTGGAGTACTTCGAACTGTGCGAAGAGTTTTGGGAAATGTCTCGTGGAAGATTGAATCAATGGGCCGACCTCGTGAAAGCCGACCGCGTTCCTGAGTTTGGTGGCAATTTGGCGTACTGA
- a CDS encoding diguanylate cyclase, with protein sequence MTINILHVEDRKEEAQFIQMMLGRSPDFEVSVTQAESLAMALSELAISNFDLVLLDLGLPDNVGVEAVETIRNHSPHVPIFILSGDERQTTAIAAIQAGAQDYLPKQHMVGQVLARMTQLSIARQKRLRQAEEDSLTDGLTQLGNRRASDIAFEQRRTRLGNDHVMFGLVVVDIDRFKAINDLYGHDEGDQVIQRVANQLSQASDEQWDLHRHGGEEFTVLFPVEDLKELSAIASRLQASCTFSHGPQDLIKISVSCGVTAVHSDDTFRTAFKRADAALYASKGRGRCCSSVHDGQSIHPILIHTDFPSSLAIHVPCVKANSPN encoded by the coding sequence ATGACCATCAATATACTTCACGTCGAAGATCGAAAAGAGGAAGCCCAGTTCATCCAAATGATGCTGGGCAGGTCTCCTGACTTTGAAGTGTCGGTCACGCAGGCCGAATCATTGGCCATGGCGCTCTCCGAACTGGCAATCTCCAACTTCGACCTCGTGCTTCTCGATCTCGGACTGCCCGACAATGTCGGAGTCGAAGCCGTCGAGACGATACGCAATCATTCACCCCACGTCCCCATTTTCATTCTGAGTGGTGACGAGCGGCAAACAACTGCGATCGCAGCGATCCAAGCAGGCGCACAGGACTACTTGCCCAAACAACACATGGTGGGACAGGTCCTCGCAAGAATGACTCAGCTTTCCATTGCAAGACAGAAGCGTCTGCGGCAAGCGGAAGAAGACTCGCTCACCGACGGACTCACGCAACTTGGCAATCGTCGTGCGAGCGACATTGCCTTCGAGCAGCGACGAACAAGACTTGGAAATGATCACGTCATGTTTGGTTTGGTCGTCGTCGACATCGATCGATTCAAAGCAATCAACGATTTGTACGGGCACGATGAGGGCGACCAAGTCATCCAACGTGTTGCAAACCAACTCTCGCAAGCATCCGATGAGCAGTGGGATCTACACCGCCATGGCGGAGAGGAGTTCACCGTTTTGTTCCCGGTCGAAGACCTGAAAGAACTATCAGCGATTGCGAGTCGACTACAAGCTTCCTGTACTTTCTCACACGGCCCTCAGGATCTGATCAAAATTTCAGTGAGCTGCGGAGTCACCGCCGTTCACAGCGACGACACTTTCCGAACCGCCTTCAAACGTGCCGACGCTGCACTTTACGCGTCCAAGGGACGTGGTCGATGTTGCAGTAGTGTCCACGACGGACAATCCATTCACCCAATCCTCATTCACACTGACTTCCCTTCGTCCCTCGCCATTCACGTGCCCTGCGTGAAAGCTAACTCGCCCAACTGA
- a CDS encoding alpha/beta fold hydrolase: MINPVCFCLFHPFWLVFVLSIVSPVVVVGDESVGSNQPASVAVAEDTPAGQLENQPGVQVSVSDFHGFVQREFKLDGVACKLVSPATSAENAPWIWRARFWGHEPQLDVALLNQGWHVGYCDVADLFGNETALKRWDQFYKLSQQIGLNPKPLLEGMSRGGLIVMRWASANPDQVSGIYVDNAVMDIRSWPGGKGDGIGAPRAWKTCLDAYQITEEESKSMEDGPLHRLAGLAKAGVPIFAMINEQDNVVPPSENSDVLVRRYREFGGQVREFRRPGLGHHPHSLKDPAPLVEFAVQAVAN, encoded by the coding sequence ATGATCAACCCAGTCTGCTTTTGCCTGTTCCATCCGTTCTGGCTGGTGTTCGTTCTCAGCATCGTTTCGCCGGTTGTGGTGGTTGGCGACGAATCGGTGGGTTCCAATCAGCCGGCATCTGTTGCGGTGGCGGAGGACACTCCCGCTGGTCAACTTGAAAATCAACCTGGTGTCCAAGTTTCCGTCAGCGATTTCCATGGGTTTGTTCAACGTGAATTCAAGCTGGACGGAGTGGCTTGTAAGTTGGTCAGCCCTGCGACGTCCGCCGAGAATGCACCATGGATTTGGCGGGCTCGGTTTTGGGGCCACGAACCGCAACTCGACGTGGCTTTGTTGAATCAGGGGTGGCACGTCGGTTACTGCGACGTCGCAGATTTGTTTGGCAACGAAACCGCGCTCAAGCGTTGGGATCAGTTTTACAAACTCAGCCAGCAGATCGGTTTGAATCCCAAGCCGTTGTTGGAAGGGATGAGTCGTGGCGGGTTGATTGTGATGCGGTGGGCATCCGCCAACCCGGACCAGGTCAGCGGCATCTATGTCGACAACGCGGTCATGGACATTCGTTCGTGGCCAGGTGGCAAAGGAGACGGCATCGGCGCGCCTCGAGCATGGAAGACGTGTTTGGATGCCTATCAAATCACCGAAGAAGAATCAAAGTCGATGGAAGATGGACCGCTGCATCGTTTGGCTGGACTTGCCAAAGCGGGAGTGCCCATTTTCGCCATGATCAACGAACAGGACAACGTCGTTCCGCCGAGTGAGAACAGTGATGTGTTAGTCCGACGCTACCGAGAATTCGGCGGCCAAGTCCGAGAATTCCGTCGACCCGGATTGGGGCATCACCCGCACTCATTGAAGGACCCTGCTCCGCTTGTCGAGTTCGCCGTTCAAGCGGTTGCGAATTAA
- a CDS encoding outer membrane protein assembly factor BamB family protein: MTTERFRPRLHCLALLAIGLHAIPVVAQDWPSIRGPQYDGSAASGDQDLAEGPLQLKVVWKQPIGSGYSGVVKSGERLVSAMADVAADQEYVVAMSAKTGETLWKTPTGKVMKGANGSFDGPVSTPAVDDTQAYHLSPFGILAAYDLTDGSIAWQHDLKKEYSVEPNFYGFGTSPIVHDGVLIIPVGSPEGAVMGFDTKTGQVAWKVGQDQAAFQSAVLMELAGETTVLVACNTTLFAIAPATGKVIWSRPHGGASGEPVAAVVPVPLPGDGLFLNDSRDGSTGLNLHADSASERWSGRTIRNTYCVPVMSGGLLCSYSSRFLVAVDPETGDQVWRTRSPSNGFLATVAGRLVVATLDGTLHVGDVTEDGFDEAAQTRVFKTGDTDSDGLMWSLPSIAGRSIYLRSLGAIARIDLESGQQLQTASSDEPKLGPDFAAFIQSVESSDDKQTTVDEYLRGKSLPLIEDDFVHFILQGDYKDVAVASELFGVRQERAMQRMQGTDLFYFGVQVPETTRLSYVFFADYQPLVDPTSDQQFTSGLVAGEMEPIFRKPSSSLQLSWFDKGNLTEDLVIDVDQPNSDISGKIVETRLDSAALKESVELSIYLPPGYVESEQSAPEKTYPVVFVHDGNGAMDSGNQASIVDQLIQSKTIHPVVVVFIDKRFYPMQGASGYPEFFAKELLPMIDREYRISANRDDRASLSGGFGATLALMATLPVSDQIGVIGCHSPFAFEMLHPMVSQLSKLPNDRCQILVQWSRHEFRNPSENWNMGDQAQIVAKILADGGHEVTSEGIGTGSDWVSWRTQSVRMWQHLLGQ, translated from the coding sequence ATGACGACCGAAAGATTCCGCCCCCGCCTCCACTGCTTGGCTCTCCTCGCGATTGGGCTGCATGCGATTCCGGTTGTCGCACAGGATTGGCCCTCAATCCGAGGACCGCAGTATGACGGATCAGCCGCCTCAGGCGACCAGGATTTGGCGGAAGGCCCACTGCAATTGAAGGTGGTTTGGAAGCAACCCATCGGCAGCGGTTATTCCGGTGTCGTGAAATCAGGCGAACGTTTGGTCTCGGCGATGGCGGACGTGGCGGCTGACCAAGAGTACGTGGTCGCCATGTCGGCAAAGACCGGCGAGACACTCTGGAAAACTCCGACCGGGAAGGTGATGAAGGGAGCGAACGGATCGTTCGACGGCCCTGTGTCTACCCCAGCCGTCGATGACACTCAGGCATATCATCTTTCACCGTTTGGCATTCTGGCTGCTTATGACCTGACGGACGGGAGCATCGCTTGGCAGCATGATTTAAAGAAGGAGTATTCTGTCGAACCAAACTTTTATGGATTTGGAACTTCACCGATTGTTCATGATGGAGTGCTAATCATTCCAGTCGGATCGCCCGAAGGGGCTGTGATGGGATTTGATACGAAGACGGGCCAAGTGGCTTGGAAAGTGGGACAGGACCAAGCCGCGTTTCAGTCGGCCGTCTTGATGGAGCTAGCAGGAGAAACCACCGTTCTCGTCGCTTGCAACACAACTTTGTTTGCGATCGCACCTGCAACCGGAAAGGTCATTTGGTCTCGGCCTCACGGCGGTGCCTCGGGTGAACCGGTGGCCGCAGTCGTGCCTGTTCCGCTGCCGGGCGACGGGCTGTTCTTGAACGACAGTCGTGATGGATCGACAGGCTTGAATCTTCATGCGGACAGCGCGTCGGAGCGTTGGTCAGGACGCACCATTCGCAACACGTACTGCGTGCCGGTGATGTCGGGCGGGCTGCTGTGTTCGTACTCGTCTCGTTTTCTGGTCGCCGTGGATCCCGAGACCGGCGATCAGGTCTGGAGAACTCGGTCGCCGAGCAACGGCTTTCTCGCGACGGTTGCCGGACGCTTGGTGGTGGCAACGCTGGACGGAACGTTGCATGTTGGCGATGTCACGGAAGACGGGTTCGACGAAGCGGCTCAAACGCGAGTGTTCAAGACAGGCGACACCGATTCGGACGGGCTGATGTGGAGCCTGCCATCGATCGCCGGTCGTTCGATTTACCTGCGAAGTCTCGGTGCAATCGCGAGAATCGATCTCGAATCTGGCCAACAACTTCAAACGGCATCTTCCGATGAACCCAAACTTGGGCCTGACTTCGCCGCGTTCATCCAGAGTGTGGAGTCCTCGGACGACAAACAAACCACGGTCGACGAGTACTTGCGTGGGAAGTCTCTGCCCCTGATCGAAGACGACTTCGTCCACTTCATTCTTCAAGGGGACTACAAAGACGTTGCCGTGGCAAGCGAACTGTTTGGTGTACGCCAAGAACGAGCCATGCAGCGAATGCAAGGAACCGACCTGTTTTACTTTGGGGTTCAAGTTCCTGAGACAACGCGACTTTCTTACGTCTTCTTTGCCGACTACCAACCACTGGTTGACCCAACCTCGGATCAACAGTTCACGAGTGGTTTAGTCGCGGGCGAAATGGAACCGATCTTCCGAAAACCAAGCTCCTCGCTGCAGCTTTCTTGGTTTGACAAAGGCAACCTCACCGAGGACTTGGTGATCGATGTTGACCAACCGAACTCGGATATCTCGGGAAAAATCGTCGAAACACGGCTGGACAGTGCTGCGTTGAAAGAGAGCGTTGAACTTTCGATCTACTTGCCACCTGGATACGTCGAAAGCGAACAAAGTGCCCCAGAGAAAACCTACCCGGTTGTGTTCGTGCACGACGGCAACGGTGCAATGGATAGCGGCAATCAGGCGTCGATTGTCGATCAGTTGATTCAGTCGAAAACCATTCATCCCGTCGTCGTCGTGTTCATCGACAAACGCTTCTACCCGATGCAAGGGGCATCCGGCTATCCGGAGTTCTTCGCGAAAGAATTGCTCCCGATGATCGACCGTGAATACCGCATCTCTGCGAACCGCGACGACCGCGCCAGCCTGAGTGGCGGGTTCGGTGCGACGCTCGCGTTGATGGCGACTCTCCCGGTGAGCGACCAAATTGGCGTGATCGGATGCCATTCTCCGTTTGCCTTTGAAATGTTGCACCCGATGGTGTCACAGCTTTCCAAACTGCCCAACGACCGTTGTCAAATCTTGGTGCAGTGGAGTCGGCATGAGTTTCGGAACCCGTCGGAAAACTGGAACATGGGCGATCAAGCACAAATTGTCGCAAAAATTTTGGCGGACGGTGGCCACGAAGTCACCTCCGAGGGAATCGGCACGGGCAGCGATTGGGTGAGCTGGCGAACCCAATCCGTTCGAATGTGGCAACACTTGCTTGGTCAATAG